The region GAATTTCTGGGGGTCGAGTGAGTTGCCGGCGGGGCGGTAGGTGAGGGTGTAGAAGTTGGAGCCGTCCTGGATGGCGGAGCCGATCTCAGCATCGACGTCGTTGCGGCCGTAGAGGGTGCGTCCGCCGGTGGCCTTGGCGAGTTTGTTGAACTGGTACTCGCCGCCGAAGGGATCGTTGAAGGCGGCGGCGTTGCCGTAGACGCCGGGGTTCACCTGGAGGCCTGCGGGATCGATGGTGTAGAGGGTGACGCGGGCGTCGCGGAGGACGTTGACGCACTCCTGGACGGCGTTGTTGACGCGGTTTTCCGTGTCGATGGGCTGGTTGGCGAAGTTGAGTGCGGGGAAGCCGCGGCCGATCCAGATCATGTTCTTGTGGCCGGGGTGGCCGATGACGGCCTCGGCCACGCGGCGGAGGGTCATGAAGGCGGTGCCGTAGCGCTCGCCGAGCCAGGCGCCCTGATGGACCTGCCAGGGGTAGGCGACGAAGTGATGGTCGAGGGCGGCGATGACCTCCTGCTTGTTCTGGGTGTAGTCATGCAGGACGGTGAAGTGCTGGAGATCGACCGCGATGAGCATGGTCGGGGTGTCGAGCTTGTCGGGCTGCTTTTCCAGGAACTTCTTGAGCGAGTAACGGGCGAAGGCTTCGTCTTCAAAGCGGGTATTGAACTCGTCCAGCAGGATGATGTTGACCGGGGCGCGGGGGGCGAGGCGGTCGAGATCGGCTGTGGAGTTGATGGTGATGCTGGGGTCGGGCGTGCGGGAGCCGGCTACCTCAAAGTTGAGGATGTTCTCGGGGTCGCCGGCTTCGGTGACGTGGAAGTCTTCTTTTTTGAGGTCGGTGACGACCTTGCCCTTGGGATCGGTGACGACCATGTCTAGGACGACGAGGCGGGCGTTGTTGCGGATGGTGTAGGTGCCGTCGGGATTCTTGACGGGCTGGTTGCCGGGCGCGCCGACCTGGCCGGGAGCGGCTGCGGGTGCCGGGGTGGCGACGGGGGCCTGGATCTGCTGGCTGGGCGCGGCTGCCGGGGGCGGCGTTTGGGGTGCGGCCTGGGCTTGGAGGGAAGCGAAGGAGGAGGAGAGCGATGCCAGCCCGAGGGCCAGCGCGTACAGGGAGAGGGAAGACTTGCTCATAGGAACTCGCGTCACCTGCAGGTAAGGTACACCGGGCTTCCATGGATGTCATACAGAAAAGCGTGGAGGCCTCAGGGCAAAGAGAAAGGGCGACAGACTATGTCTGTCGCCCTTGTCATAAGCCCCTTGGAGTTGTCAGGGTTATCTATTGGACGATGAGGTTGATGGTCTCCTTGTGGACGACGGTGCCGCTGGTGACCGTGACGGTGTAGGTGTAGGTTCCGGCGGGCGTTCCATTGGGGTTGACGGTGGGGCCAGACGATCCGCCGCATCCGCTGGTGGCGAAGCAGATTGCCGTCAGGATGGACAGCAGACCGCCCAGGCGGGCTGCGCGGCCGAGCTTACGGCTTGTGGCTGCCAGCAACATCAGCAGACCCGCCGCGGCCAGGACAAGCACCTTGGTGAGCGGGGATGCATCCGGTGCGAAGCCGAGGCCACCGTTGCGGGAGAAGAGGCGGGACGCGGTGGTGAAGGTAATGTTCTGGGTGGATGCACCGGTGAGCGTGAAGGCTGCGGGTGCGGTGCAGCTTACGCCGGTGGGTGCAACGGTGGCGGTCGAAACGCAGGTGATGCTCACTGTTCCGCTGAAGCCGAACAGAGGAGTGAAGGTGAGCGGCACGGTGCCGGTGTTGCCGGCGACGACGGTGACGCTGGTGGTCGCGTTGCCGCTAGCGTCACCCACGCTGAAGTCGGGAGGGTTGATGCCGACGCCTGTCAGGGCGACGATGTAGGTTGAGCCGGAGACGTTGGTGGCAAAGGTGACCGAACCCGTGCGGGTGCCGGCGGCCGTGGGCCGGAAGACCACGTTGGCGGTGCAGGTGGAGGAGATGGCCACGGGAGCGGTGCATGCGCTGGTGACGGCGAAGTCGCCGGTTGTGGTGACGCCGGTGACGGTGATGGGGCCCTCACCGGTGTTGGTGAAGGTGAAGACCTGGCCTGCGCTGGTTGCGCCGATCGTGGTGCCGGCAAACGCAGTCGCCGGGTTAGGCGTGACGGTTGCCGAGAGCACGGGCGCGGGGAGGATGAAGTAGCCGATCGCGGGGTCGTGGTCGGAGTTACGGGCGGCGGTGGTTGCATCGTTGTAGGCGGTCAGGGGGAAGTCCGCGTTCAGGTGGCCGTAGGCGAAGTGTGCGCCGGCTGCGACGAGCTCCGGCGTGACGACCATGTGATCGAGGATCTGGGCGCTGCCGTCTTCGACATACGACCAGCGCTGTGCGGCGGGGATGGTCAGGGCGAGATCGGTAAGCGGCGGGGTGACCAGCCCGGCGACGCCAGGCTGAAGGACCTGCGTGGCAGGCAGGACGTTGGTGTTGGTATAGGTGCCGAGCGTGTCGTTGTAGCCGTCGGAGAACTCGAACGCGTTGAAGTCTCCGCCGGAGATGACGTGCTTGCCCGCAGCCTGCTGAGTCTGGATGAACTTGGCGATATCCTCCGCCTGGAGTTCCTTCTTGAGCCGTGTGGAATTGGTGGTCGCGCTGCTCTGTCCGGTCAGCGCCTTCATGTGGTTGACGACGACGGTGATGGGGTAGTCCTTGACCCCGGCGGCGCGCTTGATGCCGGCGGAGAGGACCAGCCAGGGGCGATCGTTCAAGGTGGTGAGCGACCCGCTGGTGGGGGTGAAGGTCTCACCCGCGCCGTACTGGGTTACGCCGAGGTTATCGACCGTGTTCTTGATGAGGAAGCCGACCGAGATGCCGGTTCCGTCCTGGGTGTAGTAGGTCTTGTTGTCGGTGCTGAAGGCGGTGTAGAGGTTGGTGACGCCGGCATCGGAGTTGATCTGGGCGGCGATGTCGTTGGCTACGGACTGGTTCTCGACCTCTTCAATGGTGACGACGTCGGGCGAGTTGAGCACGGTGCGGATGGCCAGCGACAGCTTGGTCAGGCGACGTGCGTAGGCAGCCGGGGTGTTGTCCGCGGCCTCCGAGATGAAGGTCTGGCCGGTGGAGACGATGGCCGTGCCGGATGAGCCGTTGTAGCCGTTGACGCCGGCGGGGACGTAGTAGAGATCGTCCGCGCTGGAGGTGTTGTAGAAGCGCTCGATGTTGAAGGAGGCGACGGTGAACTCGTTCGACGCGGGCAGGGTGACGGCCTGCACGGTCATGCCGCCGGTGACGCTGGTGCGGGGGTAGGTGGCGTCGAGGATGAGGCGGCTGGGATCGTAGAAGCTGTCGCTCGAGAACGTGAAGTCGAGGACGCCGGTGACGTTGGCCATGATGGCACCGGTGGGGATCTCGAGGCTGGTGCCGCCGGCGATGGTGGAGTCTACGAGGATGCGCTCCGGGTTGTCGTCGAACTTGGCGACTCCGGCGGGCAGGCCGGGGACCGCGGGGTCGCGGATATCGACGCCGGGCTCACGGAAGGGGCGTGCGGTGCCGGTGATGACGGCGTAGAAGTAACCGACGGAGGTGGCGATCTCGGCGGGCTCGTTGGCGTCCGTGATGGAGCCGTTGGTGCCGGAGATGGTGGTCATGGACGGCACGGAGACGCGCATGCCCTCATAGGGGGTGAGCTGGTAGAGACCGCCGCCGGCCGTCAGCATGGAGGTGGTGAGGATGATAGGCGTGGGCAGCGCAACCGCGGGGGCCGTGACCACGATGGTGGGGGAGGTGATCTCGGTGGCGGGAGTCTTGCTGGCCGTGACGGCGGGGTAGGTCTGGACGGTTCCGGTGACGGTGACTGCGTTGCCGATCAGGACCGTCGGCTTGGTGCTGGTGAAGACCTCAATGCCTTCCGGTGTGAGCGGGTTGGAGTCCGCGGTGGCGTCCGAAGACTGCATAAAGAAGGCGTTGGAAAGCAGGGTGGTCACGACGCCGGAGGTGGTGACGCGCTGGCCTGCATAGGGCGAGACGGTCATGGCCGTGGTGGACTTGACGCCCTGAATGTCATGGATGGTGACCACGGGAACGGTTGGCGGGACGACGACGCCTCCGCCGGAGTTGTGCGGCGTGATGGGGCTGGAGGTGGTGAAGTCTGCGGCGTTGTCGTTCGTGTTGGTGCCTGCGACCTTGCGGACGATGGAGGTCGCGTTGTTTGCCGTGGTGGGCGCGGGGCCAGAGCCTTTGAAGCAGCTTGCGGTGGTGCCGTAGCCGACGAAGTCGAGGATTTGGGTGTCGGCCTGGATGAGGGCGCAGGTGGTGTCGGTGCTGAGGGCCGTGGTGCCGTTGACCAGGGCGACCTTGCCGGCGGTGGCGGAGAGATTGGGCGCGATGCCGGTGGTGTCCGGCGTGGGGAGCGCGGCGCCGGTGGTGCCGGAGGCGGTGGTCTGGACCAGGAAGTAGGTATGGGACGGGATCGACGCGCTGGCGAGCGTCAGCGACTGGGTGAAGTTTCCGGCAGCGGAGGCGTACTGGACCGACAGTCCGCTGGTGCTGATCGCAGCGGAGGTCGGGTTGTAGAGCTCGATGAAGTCGGCGTTGAACGATGCGCCGGAGTTTCCGCCTCCGCCATAGATCTGAGAGATGAGCAGGCCGGACTGGCCGAAGGCGGGGACGAGACTGAACACGCCAAGGCAGAAGGCGGCGAGCAGACGTGCGAAGCGAAACGAGTTTTTCACGGGAGGCCTCATGCGAAGTTGCTGCACAGGCGGGCGGAATCTGGCCGGATAGGAAATGGACGGATGGCCGCGCGCGGGTGTCAGCTATTTTTAGTGATGAGATGTTTCTAACATGCCGCTGGGCGGGGAGGGTCTTTTTCCGGTGAATTGTTTGCGTGAGCCTGATGCGTTTGGTGAAGACATGAAATGCATGTACGCACAGATTTCCCTGATGCGTCCTTCCCAGGCAGCCAAAGTTCCCGCCCTATACACTCACTGAGTCGAAATCTATCTCCGCCGGGTGCCACGTATGACCTCTCTCTCGCTCAAGACCGCCTTGCTCGCCACCCTTCTTGCAACTCCCTTCCTCTTCAGCGCAGCTCAGGAGGCTACGGCTTCCCAGAGTGGCGGCGGCAACGTCACCGCGCCGGTTGTCATTTTCCAGCCTCAGCCCTCATTCTCTGAAGAAGCTCGAAAAAAGAAGCTGAATGGAAATGTCCTGGTTGGCTTGGTGATTGATGAGCAGGGTGTTCCTCAGAACGTCCGTGTCATTCGCGGCATCGGCTATGGGCTTGACGAGAAGGCAGTTGAAGCTGTGCATGCGTATCGCTTCAAGCCCGCCATGAAAGACGGAAAAGCCGTTTCCGTCAAGATGAACATTGACGTCAACTTCAATATTTACGATCCCAAACACCCTCCAGCCGCGCAACCGGTCTCATCCGCGCCCATCTCCACCTCTACTCTGATCAACGGGTATGAGCCGAAGTGGTGGAAGGAGGCGGTGGTCTACCAGATCTATCCGCGGTCGTTTCAGGACTCGAATGGAGATGGGATTGGGGATCTGAAGGGGATTACGTCGCGGCTGGACTATCTGCAGAAGCTGGGCGTGAACGTGATCTGGCTGAGTCCGCACTTCGATTCTCCTAATGCAGATAACGGGTATGACATTCGCGACTACCGGAAGGTGATGACGGAGTTCGGGACGATGGGGGACTTCGACGCGATGCTGGCGGGGATCAAGCAGAGGCATATGCGGCTGATCATCGACCTGGTGGTGAACCATACATCCGACGAGCATAAGTGGTTTGTGGAGAGCGCAAAGAGCAAGGACAATCCGTATCGCGACTATTACATCTGGCGTCCGGGCAAGGTGGGGGCGGATGGGAAGATGGGGCCGCCGAACAACTATCCGAGCTTCTTCTCCGGGTCTGCGTGGCAGTTCGACGCGAAGACGAATGAGTACTATCTGCACTACTTTGCGGTGAAGCAGCCGGACCTGAACTGGGATAACCCGAAGGTGCGCGGGGAGGTGTTCGGCCTGATGAAGTTCTGGCTGGATAAGGGCGTGGATGGCTTCCGCATGGACGTGATTCCACTGATCTCCAAGCAGCCGGGCCTGCCTGATCTTACGGCGCAGGAGCTTTCGACTGGCGGGTTTGTGGCGCTGTGGGCGAATGGGCCGAAGCGCGATGAGTATCTGAAGGAGATGAATCGCGATGTGCTGGCGAAGTATGACGATATGTCGGTGGGCGAGGCGATCGGGATCGATCTGGACCAGGAGAAGCAGCTCGTCGACGACAGACGGCATGAGCTGAACGAGATCTTCAACTTCGACGCAGTGCGGCTGAATCGGGATGGGCGCAAGTATGTGCCGTGGACGCTGCCGCAGTTGAAGGCCATCTACACGAAACATGCCGAGGTGTTGACGAAGCATGACTGGGATACGGTGTTTCTCTCGAACCACGACAATCCGCGGGTGGTCTCGAGCTTTGGGGACGATTCGGCGCAGTTCCGGGTGCCGTCCGCGAAGCTGCTGGAGACGATGATCCTGACTCTGCGCGGTACGCCGTATCTGTACCAGGGCGATGAGCTTGGGATGACGAACTATCCGTTCAAGACGATGGATCAGTTCGACGATATCGAGGCGCATAACGGGTATAAGGATGAGGTGCAGACTCGGCATGTGATCACGGAGGAGGCTTACATTGAAAACCTCCGCCACATGGGGCGTGACAACAGCCGTACACCGATGCAGTGGGATGGCTCGGCCAATGGCGGGTTTACGACGGGCCCGAAGCCGTGGCTGGCGGTGAACCCGAACTACAAGACGATCAATGCGGCGCAGGAGACGGGCGATCCGGATTCGGTTTATCACTACACGGCGCGGCTGATCGCGCTGCGGGCGGACACGCCTGCGCTGGTGTATGGGGATTACAAGGATCTCGATCCGACGCATCCGCACATCTTTGCGTACACGCGGACGCTGAACGGGGAGCAGTACCTGGTGGTGCATAACTTCAGCGCTGAACCCATTGCGTATACGCTGCCGGGCGGGATGAAGGCGGGGCGCTCCTTGATGGATAACTACGGCGGCGGGGAGAGCAACGTGACGACGGTTCATCTGAAGGGGTGGGAGTCGCGAATCTATAAACAGTAGGTCTCGCAAAACGTTTGAATAGAAGCTGATGGCACGGCGTCGCTTTTTTACTTGGCGGCGCCGTTGCGATGTGGTGTAGTGATTCGCGTTGGATCTTCCCTGTCATTCCCTGTTTTGCCCCGGCCCAAATTCAAATCAAGGAAAATTCTTATGCGCGTCTTCGCAGCCTTGTCTGGCCTTGCCCTCCTTTGTTCAACCTTTGCGTCCGCGCAGTTTCAACGCGGCTTCTCCGTCGACTTCACCGACTGCACGGAGTTTGCGGGGGAAGGCCCCATCTCCTACGCGGCTGCCGCTCCACTGGTGCCGCATGGCTTTACGATCGCGCGCAGTGCAACCGGTGAAGCGAACATTGTGGTGCGCGCGACCAACTGCTCCAAGGTGACGGTGGACGGCGCACTGCCGCAGCCGACGGTGCTTTCGCAGATCGGGATCAACATCGTTCCGCCGGATGGTACGGGGGACATCAACAACTACACGCTGATCTACGTGAGCAACAATCCGCTGCTGGTGACGGCGTTTATCGGGGCCGGGCTGCCCGCGCACTACGATCCGCAACTGACCTATGAGTACACGGCTCCTGCGAGCGGCAACGGCAATCTGTATGTATCGGCTGGAGCTTTGGACCTGACGCGCTATACGATCTACGGTCCGGAGACTGCGCCGCCGCCGAACTCGGCTGTGCCGTTTCTGGCGAACTGGTGGTATGCGCCGGGCACGTTCTTTGGGACCGCCGTGATGCGGCAACAGACGCTGTTTCCGAAGATCAGCTTTGGTGGATCGGGCGTGACGCTTTATACGAGTCTGAACTCGCTGCTGGGCAAGTTGATTGGCGGCAATACGTTCAGCAACTACTCGGCGCTGGCGTTGCGCGGGGTTTATCCGGCGGCTCACATGGAGGTTACTGTGTCCAGGTAGAGTCTTTCCGGATGGGATGAGATGTTTGTGGAATCTCTTCCGGGGTTTGAGGACTCCATAGCAGTACGCGGGGTCAGGGATGAGTGAAGCGGCGAAGAGTTTGCAGGGCGGCGCGGCCGAGACGGGCGCGGGCATGACCGGCGTCTGGGTGCTGGCTGCGACGATCCTGGGTACGAGCATGGCGTTCATCGATGGGACGGTGGTGAACGTCGCGCTGCCTGCGCTGCAGAAGAGCTTCCAGGCCAATGCGAGCGATGTGCAGTGGGTGGTGGAGGCTTATGCGCTGCTGCTGGCTTCGCTGCTGCTGGTGGGCGGGGCGCTGGGCGATCTGTATGGGCGGCGGAGGATCTATGCGGGCGGCGTGGTGCTGTTTGCGGGTGGGTCTGTCTGGTGTGGGCTTGCGGGGTCCATTCATGCGCTGATCGTGGCGCGTGCGGTGCAGGGGGTGGGTGCGGCGTTGCTGGTGCCGGGTAGCCTGGCGCTGATCAGCGCTTCGTTTCCGGCGGAGGAGCGGGGACGGGCTATCGGGACTTGGTCAGGATTTACGGCGATTACGGCGGCGATTGGGCCACTGCTGGGCGGTGCGCTGGTGCAGTATGCGTCGTGGCGATGGGTATTTCTGATCAATATTCCGATTGCCGTTGTGGTGATTGCGATCACGGTGCTGAAGGTGCCGGAGAGCCTCCATGAAGGGATGAGTCATGACCTGGACTGGCCGGGTGCGCTGCTGGCCACGGTGGGTCTGGGGGCGGTGACGTATGCGCTGATCGAGGCGCAGAATGTGGGGAATCACTCATGGCTTGTGGGTGGGCTGGGGGTGGCTTGTCTGGTTGCCTTCGTTGTAGTGGAGGCTTACTCTCATGCGCCTATGGTTTCGCTGCGGTTGTTTCGTTCGCGGGACTTCAGCGGGGCGAATCTGCTGACGTTCTTTCTTTATGGAGCGTTTGGTGGGGTGCTGTACTTTCTGCCGCTGAACCTGATCCAGGTGCAGCACTACAAGCCGACGGAGGCGGGCGGGGCGATGCTGCCTTTGATCGTGGTGATCTCACTGCTGTCACGCTGGTCGGGTGGGCTGCTGGAGCGGTTTGGGGCGAGGGTGCCGTTGACGATCGGGCCGCTGGTGGCTGGGGTGGGCTTTGCGCTGTTCGTGCGGCCGGGGATCGGCGGGTCGTACTGGACGAACTTCTTTCCGGCGGTGATGGTGCTCGGTCTGGGGCTTGCGATCAGCGTTGCACCGCTGACCACGGCGGTGATGAACGCGGTGCCGCCGTCCGAGTCCGGCGTGGCTTCCGGGGTGAACAATGCGGTGTCTCGCATTGCGGGGCTGCTGGCGGTGGCGGCGTTTGGGCTGGTGCTCTCTGCGGGGTTCAATGCGGAGTTGAGCCGGCGGCTGGATGGGCTGGCGATTTCGGCTGCGGCTCGACAAGGTGTGGACGAGCAGCGGTCCAAGCTGGGTGCAGCGCAGAGTTCCGACGCGGGCGTGGAGTATGCGATTGCGGAGGCGTTCGTGTTTGGGTATCGGCGCGTGGTTTGGATTGCGGTGGTGCTGGCGGTGGCGAGCGCTTTGAGTGCGGCGGTATTGATCGAGCCGAAGGGCGGGGTGCGGAGCTAGGGAGTGCGGGTGAGGATGACGATGGATCTTGCGCGGACCTGCACCGAGGTCAGCGGTGCGGTCTGAGCGTTGCGTGGCTGCAGGCAGGTATCGAGTGCGATGGACCAGGGGCCGGGTGTTTGGACGGTGAAGGTCAGGGGTTCCCAATAGGCGTTGATCATGACGTAGATGTCGGTGGATTCGTCTTGCGGGGAGCGCAGGAAGTAGGCGATGGTGTGGGAGTTCCACGAGAGGTCCGGTGCGCCGGTCACGCCGAACCACTGGATGTCATCGTGCCAGAAGCGTGAGCGTGCGATGAAGTGGTGCTTGCGGAAGGCGATCATGGTGCGGAAGAAGTCGAAGGTGGCGCGGTTCTCCTCAATGCGATTCCAGTTGAGCCAGGTGGTGGCGTTGTCCTGGTTCCAGGGGTTTGAGTTGCCTTGCTGGGTCTGGAGGAACTCGTCTCCCATGCGGAGCATCGGGGTGCCGTTCGAGAGCATCAGGAGGGCGCAGAAGTTGCGGGCCTGCTGGGCGCGGAGTTCGAGCACGTCCGCTGGTGCGCCTTCATCGCCTTCCCAGCCGCAGTTCCAGCTCAGGTCGTCGGAGGGGCCGTCTGTGTTGTTGGCTCCGTTGGCGAGGTTGCGGCGGGTGTCATACGCGACGGTGTCGTAGAGAGTGAAGCCGTCGTGTGAGGTGAAGTAGTTGATGCTTTGATAGGGGTGCTTGGCATCGGCGAGATCTTCAGGGAAGAGGTCGTCGCTGCCGTAGATGCGGCGCATGATGGTGGCGACGAGGCCGGGTTCCGAGCGGACGAAGCGTTTGATATCGTCACGGAAGCGGCCGTTCCATTGCAGCCAGCTGAGGCCGGGGAAGCTGCGGCCAAGCTGGTAGGCACCGCCGGCGTCCCAGGGCTCGGCGATGAGGCGGATGTTGGCGAGGTCGGGATCGGCGGCGATGGCGGCGAAGATGGGCGGGTCGCCTGAGAGGATGTTGCCGTCGGCGTCGCGGGAGAAGACGCTGGCGAGATCGAAGCGGAAGCCATCGACGTGCATCTCTTTGACCCAGTAGCGGAGGCTATCGAGGATCATCTTGGAGACGGCGCGGTTGGAGCAGTTGAGGGTGTTGCCGGTGCCGGAGAAGTCTGCGTAGGCCGGGGGCGGGAAGCTCCGGGTCATGTAGTACGAGATGTTATCCAGACCCTTCATGCCATAGCAAGGGCCATCGTTTCCGGCTTCTGCTGTGTGGTTGAAGACGACGTCCAGGAGGACCTCGATGCCGGCTGCGTGGAGGGCGATCACCATCTGGCGAAACTCGGCGACGGCTTTGGCGGCGGAGCTTGCGTAGGCGCAGTGCGGGCTGAAGAAGGCCAGCGGCATGTAGCCCCAGTAGTTGGCTGTGCCGAGTTCATACTGCATGACCGGCATCAGCTCGACGGCGGTGACGCCGAGATCCTTGAGGTAAGGGATCTTCTCGATGACGCCGAGATAGCAGCCGGCGTTTGGTTCGGTGACCTGCGCACTGGGATCGCGGGTGAGGCCGCGGACGTGCATCTCGTAGATGAGGAGATCGCCGTCGTGCTGCGGGGATTTGTCCGTGCCCCAGTCGAAGGGCTGCTGGAGGCGCGGGGGGAGATCGCCCAGGAAGGCCTGACCGGCGTTGGGGCCGGGGTCGATGGCTTGCTGGCGATCGAAGTCCGGCGGAAGAACGATCTGCCGGGCGTAGGGGTCGAGCAACTGCTTGCCGGCCGGGTAGAGGGTTCCTTCGCCGCTGAGGATGGGGTCGGCCTGCTCGGCCTGGAAGCAGTAGGCGATGGCCTGGCCTGCGTCGGCGGCGGAGATGCGGCAGTGCCAGATGTCGTTGGACTTGTGCTGGAGGGGGTCGAGATCGAACGAGAAGCAGGGAGTGGTGAACTCGTCCGCAGCGTACAGGAGCACGCGCATCGCACGGGCGTGGCGGCCGAAGACGGCGAAGTTATAGGCGTTGTCTTCCGCGAGCCATGTGGCTCCGAGGGGAAGCGGCGTGCCTTCGACCGCGTTCCAGGAGGGAAGGGTTGCAGACTGCGATTTGGCGGACTCTGGCACAGGCATCATTGTCTCTGATGAAGGGAGCCAGCGGGAGGTTACAACGATCTTGCTGCGACAAAAGCGAAGGGCCCACGCACACGTACGTTGCGGGAGCCCTTCGTTATTGTGGAACGATCGAGCTTTACTGCCAGCCACCACCCAACGCGGTGTAGAGCTGAACCAGGGTGAGAGCTTCGCCCTGCTGGGCGGTGACCAGGTTCAACTGTGCGGTGAAGAGTGCCGTATCCGTGGTGAGGACCTCAAGGTACGCCGTTGCGCCGCCCTGATAACGCAGACGGGCAAGGCGGGTCGAGTCCTGCGCGGCGGCTACGAGCTTCTCCTGCTGCTCGCGGTAGGCGCGCTGTTTGTTGAGTGCGATGAGCGCGTTGGACACATCATGAAAGCCAGTGGTGATGGCCTTCTGGTATGCGAGCACATCCTCCTGCTGGGTCTCCTTGGCCAGGTTGAGCTGGCCGCGAAGCTTGCCACCCTGGAAGATGGGCTGGGAGAGCGAGCCGATTCCGTAGATGGTCTTGCTGGAAGAATCGACGAGACTGGCAAAGCTGTTTCCACCCGTTCCCGCGGAGGCCGAGATCGTAAGCTGCGGGAAGAACTGTGCGCGTGCCACGCCGATCTGCGCGTTGGCAGCGATGAGGGTAGCCTCCGCCTGCTGGATGTCCGGACGACGCTCCAGAAGCTGCGAGGGAATGCCCGTGGGAAGATCCTGCGGGGGTGGCGTCAGGGCGTTGGGATCGGTGTGAGCGACCGGGCCGGGGTTCTCGCCGAGAAGCAGGGTGAGGGCGTTCTCCTCAACCTGAATCTGCTGCTCAAGCTGCGGGACCTGCGAGGTCGCGGTGTAGAGAAGCTGCTCGGCCTGGCGAAGATCGGAGAGCGGAGACGACCCGCCGTCGGTGAGGGCCTTGGTCAGATCGACGGAGTCCTGCCGGGCCTTGATGGTCTGCCTGGTGATCTCAAGCTGATGATCGAGTGCGCGGAGCTGGAGGTAGTCGGTGACGACGTCCTGTACGAGCGAGAGACGAACCGCACGCTGCGCCCAGGTCTGTGCGAGCAGTACGGCGCGTGCGGCCGCGGTCTGCTTGCGGTAAAGACCCCAGAAGTCCGGTGTCCATGCCGCGGAGACGTTGATACTGCCGATCGCGAGCGGGCTGGTAATACCCGATCCCGATCCTGACCCGGTCCCGAAGGACGAACTGTCAAAGTCCGCGCCGACGCCCGAACCACCGACGCTGACCGTGGGGAACTGCTGCGCGCGGGTGATCTGAACCTGCGCACGCTGCTCTGCGATGTGCTGCGCGGCGATGCGGAGGTCGTAGTTGTTGGTGAGCGCCCTGGTGATCAGTGCCTGCAGCTCAGGCTCGCGAAAGACCTGAGCCCACTGCTGATCGCCCAGCGAGTTCTTTGCTTCGCTGGCGATAGCTGCGTCGTCCGGGCCACGGAAGGCTGCGGGTGCCTGGTAGGCCGGCCGCTTATACTTGGGGCCTACGTTGCAGCCGGCGAGCGTGCCGATGAGCACGCCTCCGGCTGCAATCGCATAAGCCCGTTTTGTCCACGTAGAGATGTTGCTCATGCGTGACCTCCTGGGGTCGGGGTCGAGTGCTGGGGCCCGCCGCCTGCTGCCTTGCCGGCTGCGACTGGATCGAAGTCAGCCTTGGAGTCCATCGTCGTACCCTTGCCGCCCTTACTGAAGCGGTGCGAGACATACTCGACCACGGAGAAGGTGACAGGGATGAAGATGAGGCCGATGGCGGTCGAAAGGAACATGCCGCCGATGACGGTGGTGCCAAGGATGCGCCGTGAGGCCGCGCCTGCGCCGGTTGCTGTCCACAGGGGTAAGCAACCGAAGACGAAGGCTAGTGCCGTCATGACGATTGGCCGGAAGCGTAGTCGAGCTGCGCTGAGTGCGGCCTCTGAGATGCTCATGCCGGACTCGTAGTTGGTCTTGGCGAACTCGACGATGAGGATGGCGTTCTTGGCAGAGAGACCGATGAGCATGACGACGCCGATGGTGGCGAAGATGTCGTTCTCAAGGGTGCGGATATGGAGTGCGATGTATCCGCCCAGGATCGCGACCGGTGTGCTGAGGAGCACGCTGAACGGCAGCGTCCATGACTCGTACAGCGCGGCGAGGATCAGGAAGACGAACAGCAGGGACAGACCGAAGACTGCGTAGGTCGGTACACCCTTCTGCGCCATGTCCTCCTGGTACGAGATGCCGGAGTAGTCGAAGCCCGCGCCTGGCGGCATCGTGTCATGGAACGTCTTCTCCAGC is a window of Granulicella tundricola MP5ACTX9 DNA encoding:
- a CDS encoding VWA domain-containing protein, giving the protein MSKSSLSLYALALGLASLSSSFASLQAQAAPQTPPPAAAPSQQIQAPVATPAPAAAPGQVGAPGNQPVKNPDGTYTIRNNARLVVLDMVVTDPKGKVVTDLKKEDFHVTEAGDPENILNFEVAGSRTPDPSITINSTADLDRLAPRAPVNIILLDEFNTRFEDEAFARYSLKKFLEKQPDKLDTPTMLIAVDLQHFTVLHDYTQNKQEVIAALDHHFVAYPWQVHQGAWLGERYGTAFMTLRRVAEAVIGHPGHKNMIWIGRGFPALNFANQPIDTENRVNNAVQECVNVLRDARVTLYTIDPAGLQVNPGVYGNAAAFNDPFGGEYQFNKLAKATGGRTLYGRNDVDAEIGSAIQDGSNFYTLTYRPAGNSLDPQKFRKIKVTVDRPNVTVYTREGYYLQRGPGRVNPLNPSRRLMADLASADSSTMVYDGVPLTMWNLPNDPDTYRIRIDARGLAWTYATDTEPRHTEVILAVTTFDKKGKQLSVVAKNVIAKAPSDVPPTGRLERPLIIAYKVDHDAKAVRARFVVRVTASGRIGTADATLGQPIPEQTPIASIPTPAPPTPPVTPAPTPNP
- a CDS encoding choice-of-anchor D domain-containing protein; amino-acid sequence: MKNSFRFARLLAAFCLGVFSLVPAFGQSGLLISQIYGGGGNSGASFNADFIELYNPTSAAISTSGLSVQYASAAGNFTQSLTLASASIPSHTYFLVQTTASGTTGAALPTPDTTGIAPNLSATAGKVALVNGTTALSTDTTCALIQADTQILDFVGYGTTASCFKGSGPAPTTANNATSIVRKVAGTNTNDNAADFTTSSPITPHNSGGGVVVPPTVPVVTIHDIQGVKSTTAMTVSPYAGQRVTTSGVVTTLLSNAFFMQSSDATADSNPLTPEGIEVFTSTKPTVLIGNAVTVTGTVQTYPAVTASKTPATEITSPTIVVTAPAVALPTPIILTTSMLTAGGGLYQLTPYEGMRVSVPSMTTISGTNGSITDANEPAEIATSVGYFYAVITGTARPFREPGVDIRDPAVPGLPAGVAKFDDNPERILVDSTIAGGTSLEIPTGAIMANVTGVLDFTFSSDSFYDPSRLILDATYPRTSVTGGMTVQAVTLPASNEFTVASFNIERFYNTSSADDLYYVPAGVNGYNGSSGTAIVSTGQTFISEAADNTPAAYARRLTKLSLAIRTVLNSPDVVTIEEVENQSVANDIAAQINSDAGVTNLYTAFSTDNKTYYTQDGTGISVGFLIKNTVDNLGVTQYGAGETFTPTSGSLTTLNDRPWLVLSAGIKRAAGVKDYPITVVVNHMKALTGQSSATTNSTRLKKELQAEDIAKFIQTQQAAGKHVISGGDFNAFEFSDGYNDTLGTYTNTNVLPATQVLQPGVAGLVTPPLTDLALTIPAAQRWSYVEDGSAQILDHMVVTPELVAAGAHFAYGHLNADFPLTAYNDATTAARNSDHDPAIGYFILPAPVLSATVTPNPATAFAGTTIGATSAGQVFTFTNTGEGPITVTGVTTTGDFAVTSACTAPVAISSTCTANVVFRPTAAGTRTGSVTFATNVSGSTYIVALTGVGINPPDFSVGDASGNATTSVTVVAGNTGTVPLTFTPLFGFSGTVSITCVSTATVAPTGVSCTAPAAFTLTGASTQNITFTTASRLFSRNGGLGFAPDASPLTKVLVLAAAGLLMLLAATSRKLGRAARLGGLLSILTAICFATSGCGGSSGPTVNPNGTPAGTYTYTVTVTSGTVVHKETINLIVQ